The nucleotide window ATTCACATATTGACAGTCAGGGGTTTAACATCATGCTCTTACAAACCCACCTGACTAGGGGATACAGGTATTTTATCTAGCATTTACTCACACATTCATTCTAATAGGCACAAATTCAAAGAGAGAAGAAGAGGAAGAGGGTTAGAAAGGAATGAAGTTACTATGGCTTATcatatgtacactgtaaaaGGTATTGTTAACTCCATGCATCTTAGTCGAGTACTACCCAATTATCTTCAAACATATTACCATCAATGGttgtttacatttgataaatatacAGACATTACattaatgaaaggtgaggataacgaacagtgatcaaccattctcataactcctataagcaatacaaaatagatagttgggcaaacacgaaatAATATAATACAATTTTTGTGATACAGTTTTGTAGCGTGTATCCCTATTAATTCGCAAAATGCGGCGGTTGAGATCCCTCAGATAACTTGCTGAGGATTCTAGCagttcaatatatacatataaatgattGAAGTAAcgtatttacaattttattaatcaattatGTACAAATCCCGGCTCTTGACTTTACTGTCATGGCTCTGTTTGGCTCCCGGCTCTTGGCTCAATCCGGCTCTGGTAGCTCGGCTCACTTTGGCTCCCGGCTCTTACAGCGCGGCTCAATTGGCTCTTTTGAGTCCCAGCTCTTACAGCTCGAGTTTTGATTATTACGATTAATTAAAACAGGAAAGACTTGTTCAGTCacgtctgattttaatcaaaagaaataaacaatatgaatattaccTTTTATCTACGGTACTACCGATCTTCTCACTCTGGAGTCAAGTGCAAAAAATGATTATGAATCCACCGCCTCGCTTCTTTATATACCCTTTAGCGAGACTAACGCCACCTATCGGTCATACTCCAAAATTGAATCCTACACGGTCGGAATATCTTTCTCCGGATCGTCTCATTACCCACGCGACCTCGcatgatatatatatctatatattttctttttaaaaaaacaaggTATACAAAATTAGCTATCTGCTTTTATGAGTATAAATTCcacaatatatatgaatataactTTCTCTCAAAGGTTCATTTATCTCTTTATTTAAATCAACAGTATTTCTCTCAGTTCTGTTTAACCGCAGAACTATATGAAAATTCACAATTCAAACTATGTTCTCCTTGAACACGAATTAACTCTCTCATGCCTGTCTAATATCATAATTGTCTTATTTATCTTCCTCAATCATAACAATATGTTCAATGTCTTTGTTACCCTCTTTCCACTTTGTAATGGTCCACTCGACCCTATGCACGCTCCTCCCTTCTGTCTGAGTACCTGTTTCCGTCAAATGTGGTCTTTTAATAATAGGTCGGGCAGGAACTCCGGTAGAAGATGATAGAGGTTCCTTCCGTTTTGGAGTTGTGACCGGTATGAGTGAAGTTGGCTTTCTCAGTACCCTTCCAACGTGTAAAGGGTTCTTTGCTGCTTCTGCCTCCGCGCTCAGCTTTTCATCCTTTCTAATGACGGTTACCTCCGCTTCAGATTCTGTTTCTGAAATTTCCCCTAATATACTCCGCAAATCTCCAGGATCAGCATTCTCCCAGTCATCATCTGAAAGTTTTCTTCCTTCTATTGTGTCTTTAGATCCATTTGGCTTCTCCGAAACTTATGGCAGAGCTGATTCTGTCATACCCATCTCCTTTCCATTATCGCTCTGAGAAGCATTGGACAACGAAGTGGTAACTTTCTGTTGTTCCAAATCAAAATTTCTCTTCTTGTGTCTGTTGAGGTTCCATAGCTTATTAGTACTAAAACTGCATTCAACCCGATcacaaagatattttttttggtCCATCTGTTTTAGTCCACATTCAGTAATGTGCTTTGTGATCTCCACCATATCAAAGCTCCTAAACCTGCACATGGGACACTTGTGTTCTTTACGTGGAGTTAACTTTGTTTGAGGCATCTTCTGAAATGcattagaaaaaaatacataaagagCGTTACTACTTGGGGAATGTATAATATTTGTGTTACTGCATTTTGATAAAGGAAAACAATAAAATGGTTGCTATATCAGAGGTCAACAATGTAGTCTCCCAAATATTTCGGCCTACGCTGTTTTCGTTTTCCCCGAGCATTTTCTTGATCATGCTCATTGCCTTTTTCAAAGAGCTCTGTATTTTCTTCACTGGCATCATCTGTCACTGaacaagtagtatcagcaactACTTGGCTTTCACCTCTCAGAAGTTGAGGATGCTTCATTCTCATACGGTCTACATGTATGATTCGAAATTTCCCATACGCACCAGTTTACTTTGTAGGTCACTTCTGAACACCTTTCTTCCACTACAAAGGGTCCTCGCCAAAACTGAGTCAACTTAGGAGACTTCCCAACTGCATATCGTGGGAAGTGTACATAGACTTCATCTCCGTTTTTAAAGGTTTGCCAATTTAATCTTGTGTCGTAAGGGCTCTTCTGCCTTAGCATGAAACCGATGGCATTTTCCCGCACAAATGAATTCGCCAATTCCAGCTTTTCCTTCAAACCCACTGTTGGACAGGTATTTTTTTCATAGCTGGTGGCATCTCAAATGCAATGTCAAGAGGTGTTCTGACCTCTCTTCCCAACAATAAATAATTGGGGCTGAATCCAGTGGACTCGTGTTCCACTGACCTATATGCCATCAGCACGTATGGTAACTGGTCGTCCCAGTTTGATTGGTATTTATCAACCAGAGTCTTTAGCATTGTCAACAGAGTTTTGTTAAATCTTTCCACGAGACCATCACACTGAGGATGATAGGGACTTGTTCTGGTTTTCTTAAtgttcaaaattttacacatttcAGTGAAAATCTTTCCCTCAAACTGTTTACCTTGGTCTGAGTGAATGGACACAGGCACTCCAAACTTTGATACCACCTCCTGATCCAACAACGAAGCAATGGTGATTGTCTCCATATTAGGCATTGGAAATGCTTCCAcccattttgtaaaataataacTATATACCGGTTGCCATTTTCTGTTTGGGGAAGCTCGCCAACTATATCCAGAGCTTTTCTCTCCATTGGCATTCCGGCTCCCAATGTTTGCATTGGAGCTCTTTTGTTTTGGGTTAGTGGCTTGGACCTGCAGCATACTTCACATCCTTTAATGTAATGTCTCACATCTCTTTGCAATCCGGACCAGTAGAATTTCTGTCTTATTTTGCTCAATGTTTTCCTGACCCCTAGATGCCCAGACGTCTTGTGGTCATGGCAATAATCAAGGACTTTGCGCCTATTCGAAAATGTAATGACGGCTTGAAGTGTGATTCCTTTTTCATCTACCCATTTCCTGTATAATATTTCATCTTGAATCTCCAAGGATTGTCTTTGCGCCCACAGTGATTTCGACATAACACCACTGTAACTTAAATCGTTTTGTGTTAGTTTGGTACTACTTTTGAGCCATATCTTTACGAGGTTTATCTCTTTATCATTCTTTTGCAAACATGCTAATGAAAGTTCGTCATCATCGCCATTTTGTTCACCACTAGTGTTGGCATTTTCATTTGCAGAAACAGTCCGTACATGTTTTTGATTCTTTTGGTCTTCTGTAGACCGAGCAGATTTCTCACAGCAAGGATCATCTTTACTCTTACTGCAGTGGCGTCTGCTGAGTCCATCAGCATTTCTGTGTTGAGATCCTGGGCGGTGCTGTATTGTCATGTCGTACATGCTCAGAATTTCGATCCAACGAGCAAGCTGACCTTCTGGTTCTTTAAAATTGAGGAGCCACCTCAATGAACCATGGTCTGTACGAATTTTAAACCTTCCCCCATACAAATAATGTCTGAACTGTTTCACAAAATAGACAACAGCAAGAAGTTCTTTCTTAGTTACGCAATATTTTCTTTCAGACTTGCTAAGTGCCCTACTTGCACAGGATATGACTCTCTCAGACTCTCCCTGTTTCTGAGAAAGAACAGCTCCAATAGCCATATCACTGGCATCGGTGTCGACTATGAAAGTCTGGTTAAAGTCTGGAAAAGCAAGAATTGGAGCACTGATCAAATGTGCTTTCAACTTGTCGAAGGATGACTGGCATTCATCTGTCCATTGAAACTTCACCCCTTTGTTTGTCAGTTTGTGTAGTGGTTTAGCTGTTTTACTAAAATCTTTAACAAATCTCCGGTAATAACCACACAATCCGAGGAACGATCTTACGTCTTTTACAGAGGTTGGCTCAGGCCAGAATTTGATGGCTTCTACTTTCTTGGGATCTGTAGTCACACCTGATTCGGAGATAATGTGTCCCAAATACTCAACCTGCTTATCGTACAAAGTGCATTTCCTTGCCTTTAACTTCAGTCCAGCAGTATGGAGACGGTCAAATACTTTCTGAAGACTATTTGTCATTTCCTCAAAGGTTTTGCCAAAGACAATAATGTCATCTAAGTATAATAGACATATCTCCCACTGAAGTCCACATAAGACAGTTTCCATAAGCCTTTCAAAAGTTGAGGGTGCGTTACAAAGCCCAAAAGGCATTACTTTGAACTGGTATAGGCCTTTGTTAGTGATGAACGCAGTTTTTGGTCTATCGTCAGGCTCCATCTCGACTTACCAGTAGCCAGACGAGAGATCCAGAGTTGAGAACCAACGTGCTCCAGATAAGTGATCGAGTGTCTCATCAATCCTTGGTAGAGGATAGGCGTCTTTGACAGTGATGTCATTCAACTTTCTGTAATCTACACAGAAACGAACGCTCCCATCTTTCTTCTGTACAGGACAACTCCTGACGCCCATGGACCTGCCGACTTTTCAATGACATCAGCCTTAAGCATGTCGTCCAACTGACTATCTATGTATcgttcagtggcgtagcttccattgaggcaaccgaggcagctgcctcggtaaaaaaaaaaaaaaaacaaccaccttctacgttgttaaaatgtcgatagcttctggggggcgcagccccccagaccccctgcctcggtaatattcaaacccaagctacgcctatgtcGTTTCCAATGGACTGGAGTTCTTCGGAGGGGTTGTCGTATAGGAGCCTTTGAACCTGTGTTGATAGAATGTTTAATTACATCAGTTCTACCAAATCCTTTCATCTTTTGCAAATAAGTTAGCATTGCGCAAGAGCAAAGATTTTAATTCTTGCTTTTGATCTGAGCTCAACCTTCCGCTTGATCGTTGTAATAGCTCCTCCAAGGCTGGTGAAAGTTCCTTTGATGACTCTGAGGGAGTTCCCATTTCTCCAACAACACATTGTACAGGAGTCAACTTCGCTACTATGGTTCCTTTGTAGATAGTCTGAACAACAAAAAGAGGGTTCATGAACCTGACAGGTACTGACTCTTTAGTGGTGACAAGCACTTTGCCAATTATACCTTTCTCTGATTTCAAAAAGTGTTCATCCCCTTCTATCAATGCAATACCATCAGTTATTTGTTCTTTGTTAGAGGTGCACACATCGCAGCTTGTAACAATTTCTGATCGGGGTGGTATGTGGACTGTAGCTGCTGTAGCAATGCGATAGCATCCTATATATCCTTTCTTTACGAGTGAAATGGGTGTTCCATCGATCCGTAATTCCATGGCACTCATAGCAATGACACATTTGATCTTTATCAGAAAGTCTAATCCAAGGATCGCGTCTACTGACAGATTCATAACAATGGCCATCGTGTTGTATACAACATCATTGATCATAAACGTGGTTTTCAACTGTCCATGCGTAATCAGAGGATCTGAATTCGCTTGCAGTACAGGCGAATTTACCTCTCGCAGTATATCTGTCGAGCCATTTCCGTAAATTCTATTAAATGCCTGTTTTGATAAGAGAGACAATGTAGCTCCTGAATCAACTAAAAGGTGAAGTTCGAGCTCATTAACATATCCTTTAATGAATATTACCCCTTCTCCACTAACACCAACTTTTCCGGGAGGATTTTGCGGATTTAACTGCTCTGTTTTGCCAGATGTGTTCTGCAATGAGCTTGGTGTTGCAGAGCTGTTTGGTCTTACTGTCTTAGAGCGGCATTCTTTCTTTATGTGACCTTTCTTGCCACAGTTATAGCACTCTATATCTTTTCGCCAATTAGAATCTCTGCTGGACTTGCGATCTGTTCTTCGTCTTGTGTCTCTTTCTCTTAGTTCTTTCAGCTCCCGTGTGATTGTAGACATTGTTCTCTGGAGTTCTGTGATTGTGTCATTTACTTTACCCAATTCGTCGGCTACTGTACCAGACGAATCTTGTCCAACGGCTCTTATCAAAGAATTAGTATCCCCAATTCTTTGTTCAGTTTTCAAGAAAGCCTCTAATTCGATAGCATGCCTAAATGCTTCATTCAAATTCTTTGGTCTTGCCTGTTTAATACGCAATCGCTTATCTGAAATAGCTAGTGCCTCGATGAAATGATCCTTGGCAAGAGTCTCTTTTACATCTGCAGGAACTGTAGGGTATGCCAAATTTACCAGACGTCTAATATGCTGTCCTAACTCTGGAATGGATTCCGAAGCTCTTTGTCTGCGCTCTCTCAACTGCGTTCTGTATAAATCTATTTGATCTGGTGGAGCGAATCTATCATCCAAAGCAGATACAAGCTGATCATAGCTCATTTCCCTACCATCATATATGTTTCCGAGAATACCTTGTGCACTTCCTCTGAATGATACGGAGAGGTATAGACCTTTTGTCGTCTCATCCCATTGGCACAGCTTTGCACACGCTTCAAAGTGTGATTTGTAATCTAGCCAAGATGTAGAACCATCGTAAGTCGCTGGCTTTATGTTCGGGATGCTCTGTCGTCCTTTTGCTGCATAGGAGCTGTGCGTCTCATATTTTGGTCTTGCACTGGAATACGACTTATGAGCCTGAGGTCGTCTCATTGTTACATTTCTGTCTTCCTTATTAAGATAAGGGCTAAGGTCGTATTCATCGCGTTCTGTGTCTGTCTTGTGAATGTCTTGAGATGAATCTTCAAATCTCACAGATTTTCTCCTGGCTCCTGATTGCTCTTCTGGCTCACTGTCAGTAACTGTGCAAGCTGTTCTAAACCCGGAGTCCATTCCGATTTGGCTGGGTGCATTAACAGGTTTTAAAGGTGTCGAGTGGCTATGCCTAGACAACTCCAGTTCATAAGAGGCAATTTGCTGCTCAAGTTCCCTTATCGTGGCATTTATATCCTccatgatataaaaaaaaataattgacaCTGCTAGAATGTaatcccaccgctgccaccaaaaTTTGTAGCGTGTATCCCTATTAATTCGCAAAATGCGGCGGTTGAGATCCCTCAGATAACTTGCTGAGGATTCTAGCagttcaatatatacatataaatgattGAAGTAAcgtatttacaattttattaatcaattatGTACAAATCCCGGTTCTTGACTTTACTGTCGTGGCTCTGTTTGGCTCCCGGCTCTTGACTCAATCCGGCTCTCGGCTCTGGTAGCTCGGCTCACTTTGGCTCCCGGCTCTTACAGCGCGGCTCAATTGGCTCTTTTGAGTCCCAGCTCTTACAGCTCGAGTTTTGATTATTACGATTAATTAAAACAGGAAAGACTTGTTCAGTCacgtctgattttaatcaaaagaaataaacaatatgaatattaccTTTTATCTACGGTACTACCGATCTTCTCACTCTGGAGTCAAGTGCAAAAAATGATGATGAATCCACCGCCTCGCTTCTTTATATACCCTTTAGCGAGACTAACGCCACCTATCGGTCATACTCTAAACTTAAATCCTACACGATCGGAATATATTTCTCCGGATCGTCTCAGTTTCATCTATCAAAAATAATAGATGTTAGTAGTTAGATAGATAAAGATTGATTGATAGATAgtcagatagatagatagagatatatagttacatgtatataggtaaATAGA belongs to Ostrea edulis chromosome 7, xbOstEdul1.1, whole genome shotgun sequence and includes:
- the LOC125656620 gene encoding uncharacterized protein LOC125656620; this translates as MKHPQLLRGESQVVADTTCSVTDDASEENTELFEKGNEHDQENARGKRKQRRPKYLGDYIKMPQTKLTPRKEHKCPMCRFRSFDMVEITKHITECGLKQMDQKKYLCDRVECSFSTNKLWNLNRHKKRNFDLEQQKVTTSLSNASQSDNGKEMDDDWENADPGDLRSILGEISETESEAEVTVIRKDEKLSAEAEAAKNPLHVGRVLRKPTSLIPVTTPKRKEPLSSSTGVPARPIIKRPHLTETGTQTEGRSVHRVEWTITKWKEGNKDIEHIVMIEEDK